Genomic segment of Merismopedia glauca CCAP 1448/3:
GCTTTAAATACTGCTAGTTTCACCGACGGAGCATTACTTTGGATTCCTAGTCGTCGGGAAGTAACTACACCGATTCACCTGCTGTTTATCTCTACTGCTGGCTCTAGCCCCACTATAACTCACCCTCGCTGTTTGGTAGTAGTGGGAACTGGAAGCAGTTTGACCCTAGTAGAAGAATATATCTCTATTGGCGCACAGAATCTCACTAATAGCGTCAATGAAATGTGGCTGGGAGCTAATGCCCAAGTCAATCATACTAGAGTTCAAAGGCAGGGTTCATCAGATTACCAAATCGGGAAAACTGCGATCGCCCAAGCTCAAGATAGTCGCTATACCTGCAATGATATTACTCTGGGGGCTAAGCTATCTCGCCATAACCTAGAAATCTACCAAACTGGAAGTGGTACCGAAACGGTAATTAACAGCTTGACGGCGATTAGTGAAACTCAACTAGCCGATACCCATAGCGGAATTTTCCTGAATCACCCGCACGGAACAGCCCGCCAACTACATAAGTGTATCGTAGGCGATCGCGCTCGTGCTGTATTTAACGGCAAAATCTTCGTGCCTAAACCCGCCCAACTTACCGATGCTGGTCAACTAAATCGTAACTTACTTTTGTCTCCCAAGGCTAGAGTAGATACCAAACCCCAGCTAGAAATTACCGCAGATAACGTTAAATGCGCCCACGGGGCTACTGTAAGTCAGTTGGAGGACGATCAGATATTTTATCTGCAAAGTCGCGGT
This window contains:
- the sufD gene encoding Fe-S cluster assembly protein SufD; this translates as MIDTKLSNTKEISYLSKLLQQRNRLNLQGVSQNVATGWESLRRQGEAVVQEMAIPTTKEEEWRFTDLSSLLEVDFQPSTVIPQDVTPHIFTETANSRLVFINGEYVPEVSSLTAIPSDIFVGNLRHTQIGEVTNYLGKQKGSEEVFTALNTASFTDGALLWIPSRREVTTPIHLLFISTAGSSPTITHPRCLVVVGTGSSLTLVEEYISIGAQNLTNSVNEMWLGANAQVNHTRVQRQGSSDYQIGKTAIAQAQDSRYTCNDITLGAKLSRHNLEIYQTGSGTETVINSLTAISETQLADTHSGIFLNHPHGTARQLHKCIVGDRARAVFNGKIFVPKPAQLTDAGQLNRNLLLSPKARVDTKPQLEITADNVKCAHGATVSQLEDDQIFYLQSRGLDATNARHLLIKGFALEIINQIPLASVQEMLTGIVNQQY